A single region of the Thunnus maccoyii chromosome 10, fThuMac1.1, whole genome shotgun sequence genome encodes:
- the rims2a gene encoding regulating synaptic membrane exocytosis protein 2 isoform X3: MKNRQMGSSGGMNMTKSTSISGDMCNLEKTDGSQSDTAVGTVGTDDKKRRSSIGAKMQAMVGMSRKSRSTSQLSQTEAGGKKLRSTIQRSTETGLAVEMRSRMTRQASRESTDGSMNSYSSEGNLIFPGVRLSSDAQFSDFLDGLGPAQLVGRQTLATPPMGDIQIGMVEKKGALEVEVIRARGLVGKPGSKALPAPYVKVYLLENGVCIAKKKTKVARKTLDPLYQQQLPFEESPGGKVLQVIVWGDYGRMDHKSFMGAVQILLDELDLSNMVIGWFKLFPPSSLVDPTLAPLTRRASQSSLDSFSRS; the protein is encoded by the exons atgaaaaacaggcaGATGGGCTCGTCGGGCGGCATGAACATGACCAAGAGCACAAGCATCAGCGGCGACATGTGTAACCTGGAGAAGACGGACGGCAGCCAATCGGACACGGCGGTCGGCACGGTAGGCACTGACGACAAGAAGAGGCGCTCCAGCATTGGTGCCAAAATGCAGGCCATGGTTGGCATGTCGCGCAAGAGCCGGAGTACCTCTCAGCTCAGCCAAACAG AAGCGGGAGGTAAGAAGTTGCGCAGCACTATCCAGAGGAGCACAGAGACGGGCCTGGCGGTGGAGATGAGGAGCAGGATGACTCGGCAGGCCAGCCGGGAGTCCACAGATGGCAGTATGAACAGCTACAGCTCTGAGGGAAA TCTCATCTTCCCTGGTGTGAGGCTCTCCTCAGATGCCCAGTTCAGTGACTTCCTGGATGGTCTGGGCCCCGCTCAGCTGGTCGGACGACAGACGTTGGCTACTCCACCTATGG gtgACATCCAAATCGGCATGGTGGAGAAGAAAGGAGCACTGGAGGTGGAGGTCATCAGAGCCCGCGGCCTTGTGGGAAAACCAGGTTCCAAGGCACTGCCAG CACCATATGTTAAGGTCTACCTTTTGGAAAACGGAGTCTGCATagccaaaaagaaaacaaaagtagCAAGAAAAACCTTGGATCCTCTTTACCAGCAGCAACTGCCGTTTGAGGAGAGTCCGGGAGGGAAGGTTTTACAG GTCATTGTGTGGGGCGACTATGGACGTATGGACCATAAATCATTCATGGGAGCAGTTCAGATACTGTTAGACGAGCTGGACCTGTCCAACATGGTGATTGGCTGGTTCAAgctctttcctccttcctcactGGTGGACCCTACTCTGGCCCCACTGACAAGAAGAGCTTCCCAATCCTCACTGGACAGTTTCTCTCGATCATAG
- the rims2a gene encoding regulating synaptic membrane exocytosis protein 4 isoform X2 gives MGRQGHDTSAPAPGMRIQRSQSKMSLSASFEALAVYFPCMNSFDEEDGEAGGKKLRSTIQRSTETGLAVEMRSRMTRQASRESTDGSMNSYSSEGNLIFPGVRLSSDAQFSDFLDGLGPAQLVGRQTLATPPMGDIQIGMVEKKGALEVEVIRARGLVGKPGSKALPAPYVKVYLLENGVCIAKKKTKVARKTLDPLYQQQLPFEESPGGKVLQVIVWGDYGRMDHKSFMGAVQILLDELDLSNMVIGWFKLFPPSSLVDPTLAPLTRRASQSSLDSFSRS, from the exons ATGGGCAGGCAGGGGCATGATACCTCTGCTCCGGCTCCCGGGATGCGTATACAGCGCTCCCAGAGTAAGATGAGCCTTTCTGCATCGTTTGAAGCGCTGGCTGTCTATTTTCCCTGCATGAACTCCTTTGATGAAGAGGACGGAG AAGCGGGAGGTAAGAAGTTGCGCAGCACTATCCAGAGGAGCACAGAGACGGGCCTGGCGGTGGAGATGAGGAGCAGGATGACTCGGCAGGCCAGCCGGGAGTCCACAGATGGCAGTATGAACAGCTACAGCTCTGAGGGAAA TCTCATCTTCCCTGGTGTGAGGCTCTCCTCAGATGCCCAGTTCAGTGACTTCCTGGATGGTCTGGGCCCCGCTCAGCTGGTCGGACGACAGACGTTGGCTACTCCACCTATGG gtgACATCCAAATCGGCATGGTGGAGAAGAAAGGAGCACTGGAGGTGGAGGTCATCAGAGCCCGCGGCCTTGTGGGAAAACCAGGTTCCAAGGCACTGCCAG CACCATATGTTAAGGTCTACCTTTTGGAAAACGGAGTCTGCATagccaaaaagaaaacaaaagtagCAAGAAAAACCTTGGATCCTCTTTACCAGCAGCAACTGCCGTTTGAGGAGAGTCCGGGAGGGAAGGTTTTACAG GTCATTGTGTGGGGCGACTATGGACGTATGGACCATAAATCATTCATGGGAGCAGTTCAGATACTGTTAGACGAGCTGGACCTGTCCAACATGGTGATTGGCTGGTTCAAgctctttcctccttcctcactGGTGGACCCTACTCTGGCCCCACTGACAAGAAGAGCTTCCCAATCCTCACTGGACAGTTTCTCTCGATCATAG